The Branchiostoma floridae strain S238N-H82 chromosome 1, Bfl_VNyyK, whole genome shotgun sequence sequence attgtatgagAACAACATTGAGTAAAACGTTTTCGTGCTGTTCTACTGGACTTTAATCGTAATGTATTCCTTTGTTTCAGGGTGTTGAAGAAGCATTTGTTCCTGTCATCAAATTAGACTTTGATGGTGTTGAGGTAAGGTATCATACCGATAATGATATTTATTGatagggctcaaaatacacttGTGTAGTATGCATAATCATTTTGTGATTGCCAGATTAAAAAGATGCTTGCTCAGCATTAAGTAAGTCTGTCCAGCCCTAACTGAATCATTTCACATTGAGATCTTTTTATTCTTAAGTTTAATTTGCAAGAACCAGATTTTTATCTCCATGCATGGTGTTTTACATATTTCTATCTCTGTCTTAGCTTGATATCCTGTTTGCCCGACTGGCGTTACCTCAAGTCCCCGAGGACCAGGACCTTCGAGAGGAGGTCCTCCTGAAGAACCTGGACCAGAGATGTGTCAGGAGTCTGAATGGTATGTCACAAGGGCAAGTTCTTGTATAGATTCTGTCTTGCTATCAAAGTAATGCACAGCTTTGTTGACTTGCATGGTTGGTGGCAGGACTATAATGAaattttatgtgtgtttgtacacaTCATTATCAATATGGAAACTTTGATGAGTCCTGAGTCCTGTGTTGgaatgaagtaaaatctgttttCACGTGGTGGTAGGATCTTATGATTTGGGGTGcagtctgtttatttgtttacatgGCAGGATCTTTATTTGTATATTTGGCTATACCTTGCTGTGAATTGAATTTGTTTTGAAAGAAGAAGCAGTATGTATATATGGTAGGATTCCATCTGTGAATAGTTGAATCAATTCGGCAGCTAAGAGCAATATTCTATTGTTTGAAAGAACTTCAGTATCCATTGGTCGGATGTGATGTTTATTTCTTCCTGTTGACCTGTGTCCTGACAGGCTGTAGGGTCACTGATGAGATGCTCCACCTGGTGCCCAACAGGGAGAACTTCCGCCTGGCTCTCAGGGCTATCAAACTCTGGGCCAAGAGTGAGTACTTGTTAAATGTCCTTGGTTTAAACTGATCTCAtgttttgaaaagaataaaGGATATATTGCTAACAACTGATAGGCAAGACTCTGAGCTGTCCCTCTCTAGCCCAAATGCCAGGCTGTTTCATGCCTGTTGCCCCTAGAGCCAAGAAGGCAgctctggaaacagtctggcatccaggctagtccATTCCTGGCTACTAAACCAGCATGTCCAACAAAAAGTCAGGCAACATCAGATAGTATGTCATCAGTGGGGTTGTAATGATCATCGAATGTTAGCACTTACCTGACCAGTTTTATTACACATTCATGTACTTTCCTGTCCCTGTCTTTACTTACAATTTAGCCATGGGAGACATGCAGTCAGGTCTTGTCTAACTTGCATTTACAAATTTGGCTATTACAAAGCGCTAGTTCTTGGGATGGTAAcagtacaaaaagtacaacTGAACATATTAGTTGAACAGTTGAGAAAACTGCCATATCTACCTACAGGAAGAGGGGTGTACTCCAACGTGCTGGGTTTCCTGGGCGGAGTATCCTGGGCCATGTTGGTGGCCAGGACCTGCCAGCTGTACCCAAACGCCATCGCTTCTACCCTTATCCACAAGTTCTTTCTAGTCTTTTCTAGGTGGTAAGTGTTAACCCCAGACTGTTACAACTTTGTTGGTAAATGTTATATGTTGCAATGttatgtattatttttttaGATGAGTGTCAGATGTATCTGCTTTGTGACTATTTCTGGCCCCTGTCACTGCTCGGCACACAGGCAAGGAAGACTAAGCGATGTTCTCTTATTCCAGGGAGTGGCCCCAGCCTGTTTTGCTGAAACAGATTGATGAGAATAATAGACTTGGTTTCCAAGTCTGGGACCCAAGAGTAAGTCAAATTTTCGTCTGAATTTTCCTTTACAGTAGTATCAGGCATCATAAATAGTATTATCCTACAAAAACCCATGATATCTGAGTCAGAAGAAGATTGGATCAAGCAAATCTTACAGATGGAATGATCTCAAACTAAGGGAAAGAAGTATTGTTTTgggcttgtctgtgtgtttccaGGAGGTCTTGTTGGGTGCTATAGTTCTTGTTGCTGCAGTGCTGTTTCTCTATTTTCTGCCAGAGGTTGCTTACTTCTGGTAAGGGTACAATGGTCTACCACCAGACGATGATCAGTCcatcactgatttttttcaagttcGTGCCCATGGTCTGTGGTAGCAGAATTAAGCTCAATAAAACTGAACTAAGACAAAATGTGGTGATGTTTTTGTCCCTACCAGACCAATCCCATGGACCGTTTCCACCTGATGCCCATCATCACGCCGGCCTACCCCCAGCAGAACTCCACCTACAACGTCTCCCTGTCCACTCGTGCCATCATGCAGGAGGAGTTCAAGATAGGTCAGGCTCTCCCACCTTCTCTGTTACAGTAGTCACAGTACCATTTATAGggttcaaaatacatttttctgcatatctGTAAAGATAGAGCTATCATTCCAAATCGCCTTTACTTGACAAGTTTTTCCTGCACCACTAAGTTTCTTTAGTAAATTACCCTTCTGTCTatcaaaaacaatgttttgccATTTGATTTCACTCTTTGTAATGCCTTTTTGAGTCTTGTTTTCTGTATTTAAAGATGCTATGATGAAGAATGCTAGGCATTTTTAGTCAATACCAGCCGTATGTCATCCGTGTGTCACCGGCTGCTTTTATCATAGaacagtgcaggttaggtgcaggtagacatgagaaatacctgcacagatccagtattaatacctgcacagctcctgTTTAATCTTTCCTCGccagcatatgcaggtagtTTTTTCACCCTGATGTGTTATTGCATCACTGCAGGTCTACAAGTTACCCAAGAGATCTTCGAAGGCAAAGCCACATGGGACAAACTATTTGAACCTGGTAGTTTCTTTGGCAAATACAAGCACTACATCGTTCTCAGCACGTCTGCAACTTCAAAAGAGCATCACCTGGAATGGTAAGCAATTCTGTTTGCTACCCAGAATTCACTTTTTCTCTGGGCAATCTGAAGAGAGGTATCGACCCTGATGTTAAAGTTGCTGAGTACAACAGTGCTTGAACAATTACAATGCCAAAGAGCCACTTTAGTTAAGCTTAATTTTCAGAGAAAACATGATGACAAGGAAAACAGACTTGCAAGTTATAGAAGAATAATGTGTgtctttcttctgtcttctccagGGTGGGACTGGTGGAATCCAAGGTGAGGATATTGATAGGTAACCTGGAGAGGACAGCTTACATCGCTCTGGCACATGTCAACCCCAAGCAGTACCCTCCTCTTAACCCCCAGGagtaagtacattgtatcatcaGCCTTCTTTAAAGCCACCTTTTGGTTCTCTGCATTGTTGTTttgaagcagtggattgttcattccttgacaaagactggagctgttcagtcaaaGATTTTGGGTTAGTCCAATTAcagaaattacagttaaacttttCCGGGGTGAAGTATTGTTTATGGTATAGCTTTTGCGTGTGGATGGGAGTGTTTCTGATTCAAAGCAGTATAGGTAAATGCGGCAAAGTTGGCCATTTCTAAATAccttgtttgaaatatttgtgttaTGATGAATAAACATGGCACCATTGTACCAAGCTCACAACGTATCAAAGTTTATATAGACTGAATGTAGTAAGGTATTACTGTATTTACTCTGCAGGGATGTGTTTGTGACCAACTGGTTCATCGGGCTCCAGTTCAATAAGATTGAGGGAGGGAACATCGACCTGACCTTTGAGATCCAGTCCTTCACTGATACGGGTAAGATAGACATCTGTGGGCTTGGGTCGAATCATTTGTAGTGATACATGAAAATGTGATTTTACTGCTGTAGTCAGCATCCCTGGTCAGTCTTTTTGTGTCTCACAAAACACGTCTTGGTGTTTCTTCTGACTCTGAGGAACTTAGATAACATGATGACAAAGACATGGAGGAGTTTGAAATCACTCACTATTGCTGCCTAAGAACCTCCTGAACGTTGATATACAGTCACATGTGTACTAAAGAAGGCTTCTTCATAAGGCCCATCTGTGGCAACTGTGGACAACCTTGGATGGTCCCTTTCGAGTGTTTTCCTTATCATTCACTCAAGCATAAAGAATCCTCCTGGCTACTGTGaacattttcttcttgaagTCTGTAGAGTGGTCACATTAGAAAGGCATGACTgtatttcatgtacaaatgtaattctCTGTTTGTTCTTCAGTTCACAGGCAGGCCATATCCAATGGTACCCTGAAGGAAGGGATGAAGATTGAGGCCCGGTCTGTAAGAAGGAAACAGCTGGGAGAGTACCTCCCACCTTCActcctcaagttcaacaagaagAGGTCTCTTCCAGCACAGGTAATACTTTGCATTTTAGCCTCCATTTGTTGTCCACTTAATCAGTCTTTTTGCTATTGTAAGTTTTTGTGGCCATGGAAGTCGAGACAAATTTGAGTCCACAACAAGACTggatattgaagtttttcacaaCAATGTTTGGGACCACTTTCTCCTCGCAATACCACTTTGTGGGGAGAAAGATAACCCCTGTTATCATTGCTCTGAGGAGGGTATCAAAGGGGCTACAAAAACATGGCAGGTCAGAACAATTTGCGATATGTGAAAGAACTTCAATATCCAAGAAACTGATATCTTGTAATCCCTGATCTGTGTTTGTTCAATGTGATATCTTGTAATCTCTAATTTGTGTTTTTTCAAGGTAATATTTTGTAATATGTTTGTCCAGGGTGAAGAGGCAGGGGAGACCCCACCCAGGAAAAAGATCAGTCTTGATTCCGGGATCAGCCCAGCGTCTACCCCGGGCAGCGCCCAGACCACTCCTGTCACAGTCAGGAAGCTCAGCACCAAAACAGAGGTACGAATCAAGAACCTTCTTTGTCAATTATATGcataaaagaaattttgtcacttcctcaaaaatatctttgttCTGCTGTCTCTATGTTTTATTGAATGAAGAATGATTTCCTCTTGAGTATCATCATTTGTGACATCTGCTTTCGTGCATCCAATTGTTTGATGAAGACTAAATACAACAGCCTGTCAAGGTACTGATGAAGTGCAACTGGATTGTAGTGAGATGATCTTTCCTCACTCCTGTGAAGGTAAAATTTAGTTGCATGTATACCTCTTACCAGCACAGATTTTGGTTTGGTTCtagaaattttgcccaactgcTATGTAACTGTTTGTACAGGACACCGACACCCCGCCGCCCACCTCGGCTTCTCCCCCCCTCCCTGAGGCAGAGAGACAACAGGGGACCACCACACCCGAACCTACTGCAAACGGGACACTGGACGACAGTGTCACAGAGGTATGTGTTGATTTCAATTTTACTTTGTACATCCACCAGGAGTATGGGAGTTTTGGGCTTGTCCATTTGTCTGAATTTCtgcagtgcagtttctgtatgttcgTATGTCAGCCAGAGTGGGCAGTACAATTTATATATGTTCTGCCACGTCAGATTTTGTCTTGTTCAATAAAGGAatggtatacattttaataCTAATCTCTGATATACTGTATTAGACAAGTATTAAAACAATCCCATCCAAATGTACATAGTCAAGACCCTCATGTTTTGAGCAACCACCTCCAATGATCAGCCATTTTTCTCAGTCCTTAGTGTTTGTTGAGATAAAATTTGATTGAATATGGTTTATATGTTTGAATGTGCTGAACATACATTGTAAGAAGGTGTTGGACAGTTGCAAGTTGATGTTCTGCACAAAGTGCGCAAAACTCTAAAGCATTAATGATTAATCTTGTTCTTTGCAGACCAATGGTTCTGCAGCAGGCACTACAGAAGTAAAGAGGCCACATTCCCCTGACACACCAGACACCACAGCAGACGGCAACACCACACAGTCTCCCCCGCCCGAGGGTTCAGAGGTTAAGGCAGCTGCTGACAAGCAGCTTTCACCTGACAAGCAGGAGGCAAAGGTACCTGAGCATCAGGCATTTATACTCAGGCCATAGTCACACCAAGTAGTTTCTTTGCCTCTCATGTAGTTTGAAGGAAAGGTCTGGCAGGAGACCACATAAAATTGAAGGTTTGAATGAAAACTAGCATCAGTTGTCATCAGTCGTAACACCCAGAAGTGTTGTTGCACTAGTCATACACCATCTATGGAGTATTTTTCAAGATGAACGACTAAGTGTGATATAATGTCAACAGACTTTGTATGTTGTTGAGGTCTAGACCGTTGGTTCAACAGAAATTCACTCCCAAAAATTTTACATTGCATATTCTATCAACATGTTTAAGCTTTATACAAAGGCTTCAGCTGATTGTGCGACAGCTGTTCCTCATGCCACCCTGAGACTGGCTGGTGTGATTTTATGCTGTCGAAGAGAAATGTCAAATTGCCTTCACCCACTGTAGCGGCACTGCCGGTTGCAGGCATCCTGCTGACAATGGACTTGCGGATTTGTACATTACACACACTAGAGTATTGACCAAACCATAGTAACATAGACTGCAAACTAGTACTTGCCATACTTCatgagtggctgtccatcaGTAACATCACTGTTGATATCTGGAACCAAGTAGTCAAGCTGCTTGGTAAGTTGATTTGTGCAAAGTAGTCAGAATTCATGCAAGTTGAGTTGTTCCTTCAGGATGTGGATACTTCAGTAGACGGCAACGAGCCTGCTCCCAAACGATCACATTCCCCTTCCAATGAAGGACCAGACCAAAAATTACAGAGACAGGTAGGTGCACAGTTAGCCACAGGCATAACTAGGCTTGTATGTTAGTTTTTTGTCAGTCTCACTGAAAGCAatccaaaatttcttttttatatctttCCTGGTTTGCTTGTAATAGCTGTACATTTTGAGTTGGGTTGAATTTATTTATatccacaattagcctcatAAGAGGCTATTCTTCGTGTGGtctacacattcatatttacacattacaaTTAAGAACATATAGAAACATACAAAGTAACTATAGAGAGCAAAAGTAACATAATTCCAATTTCCAAAGTTAAAGGTATTCTATCCCAGTAGTTTCATGGCAactgtaacaaaacatttgtgtgACTTAGAACCATGCAGCGTTAAGGACAACAAATTTCTTTTAGACACAACTGATCTGGATGAAATCTGTTCAAGACAATAACATTTAAAGTCGAAATGTAGCAGTTCTTGCTAGTGatctgatttttttatgatacaaTATATAGCTGCGGAGGTATGTTGGACTGGCTGATACGAAAGTTCGTGTGAACTGTAGTTTGTCATGTAATTTCTCACCATTGCATTCTCTTCAATGCTGCTTGtgtatgttgtgttttttttgttggataTTTTGCAGTCTCCATTGACAGTGGAAGAAGATGAAGCAAGTATGAAGAATCCTGCTACACCCCCCAGTATAGACCAAAATAGAGTGCAGGTTGGTTCTCCTTTCAACCATATAGGGAAGAAATAGTTCTGCTTCTTTGACACTGATTGATATTAAATGAAAAGTTCTATAAAAGTATAAgttaattttgtatattttgtatgtatggtaCACCAAAAGTGACACAGTATATTTTTTAGCCTGTGCTGTTTTTCCACCACCCCAACTTGCCACCACAAGTCAATTTATACTGTGTACTAGTCTACAGAAAACACCCATACTTTTTCTTTGGCTACATTTGTCATGACAAAAATGACTTATTTCTCCCCACCCTGACTGAGAACTAGAACTACCAAAATGTCGGCAGATAAAAAGAAGaactttgttgtgttttactaTCATCCTGGGATGAAACTATTCAGGAACACACTTCtctttttgtaacatttccaCAGAGGCTTCCGAGTGGCGAGCTTCCCGACATCTCCTCCCCTAGAACGACGACTGCCAACGTCAGCGTGGTGAAGAATTCCATCAAACTCAGGTTGAAATAGGGCTATGGATGGTTTGCGGGGCGGGAATTGAAGAAGAGGGCTCCCATATTGGGACTTTAGGGACTGCCACTGTCAGGTTGGTCAGTGGGACTCATGGCTGGATAGTGTAACCTACCATGCAGGAAAAGCTGGGTAAAATAAtggtcagtttttttttctgctgaATGGATCACTAGGGGTGAAAGGATTGATTAGGGTATTGTCAATAACCTGTCCTGTGCTAACTTATCATTTTAATTGACTAGACGCGTAGGCACCGTAAATGTTTCGTAATCTTCTCAGTTCGGTCGATGGTGTTTCTGAACTGGAAATGATTATTTGGGGGCACTGTACTTGAGTAGGAGTTCCAGGACATAGGTAGGAGTACTGACAAGTAGAGAGGCAAGACTTGCCTGGAATCTGTACATTTTATGTAGATTAGATTTACACTGTTGTTTTGGTTCATACTAATCCATGTAGTCCTTAATATTTTtaggttgatttttgttttagattttgaTGGGTAGTTGTGTACATTCTACAATAGTGATTTCTTACCTTCACACTTCCCCAGGTATTGGCGGATATGTATTTTTGTCCCTTTGTACATTACGTTCATCCTGTGGCTGCATTGTTCTGCTTCGCCTGTATTTTTCCATAGAAACAGCCTGGTAGGAACAAATCCATGGGAATAATGACCGATAGCTGATGGCATTCCTGATATTTATTGGAATATGGCTATTTCTGTAACTGTAAATTCATGTAGAGAAATAAAGGAGCTATTTTTGTTGGTGGTGTACTGTCATTACTGTCACGCACTACACACACCTTTTTTTCGCTTTTTTTCCTCTTTCAAGCAGCCGAAATATCTCAATATAGAAGAGATACACAGAAAGAGAAAGATCTCAGTGTTAACTGAAGCTGTGTAAGATGTGGACAGATGTTTAGGTGGAGTATCAGTTTGATGTTTTGGCCAAGGCACTAGCCAGTTAGATCTACCTTGGCGCCCTTCCACCTTCATGTCATGATATCACTGTACACTTGAGGAAAACGAATCCAGTTTGGGGTAAGTATCACCGTTGCTTGAACCAAAATTGCGAGTtcatcagcttttaactttgaCGTAGGAAGTGCCTTGGTCCGTCTAGCTAGCTAGGTCTAGGCCTGCATGGGATGCAATTGCATTATTATGAACTGGAaatgttttgtgattttggaCCATGGCATTTATGTTGAACACTTCTGTTTTCCATTCGACCATATGGTTTTTGTTTGTACATGGTGATCATTTCCGAATAAAAGGCTCTATTTTCAAGCTGTTGTGTCTCAGGCTCATCTTTGCGCATTGTTTTTCTGTCAATACTAAGATTATGTAGAGGAACGTGATATTGATGTTTATATGTGTATCACAGCATGCAAATGTATGTAGTTTTACTTTGAATTGTACCTACGAACTGCACACTCCAATATTTATACCCAAATGGTTACAAGGCAGGAAAATAAGTAcaaacaacattgtttgtagaCTGCACCATGGATTTACTAGCTTGGCAGACTTCTAAAAGGAGGCTAGGCTTTACTTCACCCTTAAACATGTACCAGTGGTCAGCTGTGCCACTGCTATCTCgtgaaaaaatgtgttttccaagcagagattttgATTGGGGAAAATAGTGGCCGGGATTTCTTACAGCAACCGGAAGAAACCATGGCTACTACTCCCTGcccaaaacctctgcttggagaatggaAGAAGTGGACTTAAAGTGGGGACAGAGAAACGACATGCAGTTGCCTGAAGACCAGGAACCATCTACTTGTTAACCCTCTCTTGGAAGAACCCTGTACCCAAGACAACTAGAGACATCAACCCCCAAAGTGAAATCCTGTATGGCGTACATGGGGAGACGTACAGTAGATATGTCCAAGAAGACAGCAAGGTAATGAGATATGAAAGGTAACATGTATTCACACAATTGGATGAAATTTGGAAGTAGACGTTGCGGAGAACAGCAGCAGTAAACACTTCCTTTTTCATGAGTCTTCAGTGGGCTTACGTTACATGATCACAAGTTGTCATGGTATGATTTGTTAGGTACGTTTCAAAAGCCCATCGCTCTGTCAGGAATGAAACTGTGTCATGATTAGTCTGAGCTCATGTTGATGTACATAAATTGCTCATGTACATAAATTGTTGCTGGAGCGACTGAAAATGGAACTaaactatacatgtaggtcGGTGTTTGTTGTCATGTAAACAAAAACTGGTGTGCCATTTCTTGCGCCCATCCGTGCTCATATCATTTTCTTAGTAGTAGGCAACCTTCCGTAAAACACACAGTAGTACCCACCATACTCGTGTAAACCATATATTTAGCGACTTGATCCTTAAAAGGACGATTTGTGCACGTTACGACGTTTTGAAATGGAGACTAAGTAGGAAAATGTTGTCACCTTTCGTCCTTTGGCTTTGTATCCAAAGAGAACAAGGTCATATCCCCCGACTGTAACAACCTGACAGGTATATTAATAAAACTAGTGTCCCCCTACAGGTAAAAGAGGCGTCGAATGTCTATAGGATATTAGTTTCCTTGATATCGGACTTACTATGCGCATGAGTGATTATTGTGGCGTAATAAAGGTTCCTTACTTTGATCTTGCATTCTGACGTTCAAAACAAATGATTTCGAACAATCGTTGTAACAGTCCCACAATTGTTCCCGAATGTTCTTCAAATGTAAATAAAACACCGCACTCGATAAACACAGATAGAGGCTGCGCGCTTTGGATGAGGAGATAAAAAGTACCGAAGAGACATTTGTTGTGAGGAATTG is a genomic window containing:
- the LOC118410046 gene encoding poly(A) polymerase beta-like, which codes for MATMASGKEAGDSQTPRKYPGITSPISLSEPTKFDIDLNVKLVNTLKPYNVFDTEEGLTHRMVVLGKLNKLVKEWIKQVSLAKNMPPAIAETVGGKIYTFGSYRLGVHGAGADIDTLCVAPRHVDRSDFFSSFYEILKDQKETTDIRGVEEAFVPVIKLDFDGVELDILFARLALPQVPEDQDLREEVLLKNLDQRCVRSLNGCRVTDEMLHLVPNRENFRLALRAIKLWAKRRGVYSNVLGFLGGVSWAMLVARTCQLYPNAIASTLIHKFFLVFSRWEWPQPVLLKQIDENNRLGFQVWDPRTNPMDRFHLMPIITPAYPQQNSTYNVSLSTRAIMQEEFKIGLQVTQEIFEGKATWDKLFEPGSFFGKYKHYIVLSTSATSKEHHLEWVGLVESKVRILIGNLERTAYIALAHVNPKQYPPLNPQEDVFVTNWFIGLQFNKIEGGNIDLTFEIQSFTDTVHRQAISNGTLKEGMKIEARSVRRKQLGEYLPPSLLKFNKKRSLPAQGEEAGETPPRKKISLDSGISPASTPGSAQTTPVTVRKLSTKTEDTDTPPPTSASPPLPEAERQQGTTTPEPTANGTLDDSVTETNGSAAGTTEVKRPHSPDTPDTTADGNTTQSPPPEGSEVKAAADKQLSPDKQEAKDVDTSVDGNEPAPKRSHSPSNEGPDQKLQRQSPLTVEEDEASMKNPATPPSIDQNRVQRLPSGELPDISSPRTTTANVSVVKNSIKLRLK